Proteins encoded by one window of Halomonas sp. SH5A2:
- a CDS encoding ABC transporter substrate-binding protein produces the protein MRARIPFALFALSALTAGLLSAGQAAANDPVELTMYYPVAVGGALTDVVDDLVDEFESEHPDIDVEAIYAGNYDDTRVRAMSAMEAGDTPQLSVMFSIDLYELLEQDAIVAFDDLVESDEEREWLDSFYPGLMENGQLDGKTYGIPFQRSTIVLFWNKDAFEAAGLDPETPPENWEQMAEMAATVREASDGEQWGVMVPSTGYPYWMFQAFAFQNGHRLMSEDGTEVYFDDPAAIEALEYWVSLATEHDAMPDDTIEWGTLRQNFIEESTAMMWHTTGNLSAVRSEADFDFGVAMLPMKAQRGSPTGGGNFYIFKDAPEKEQRAAMTFIRWMTAPERAAAWSIETGYMGVSPAAYETEALRDYIADFAPAAVARDQLEHSTAELSTYQGGRVRRALDNAVQAALTGQMTAEEALSQAQQEAEGVLRRYAR, from the coding sequence ATGCGTGCCCGTATCCCCTTTGCTCTTTTTGCTCTTTCTGCACTCACCGCTGGCCTGCTAAGCGCCGGTCAGGCCGCTGCCAACGACCCTGTCGAACTGACCATGTACTACCCGGTCGCCGTCGGCGGTGCGTTAACCGATGTGGTCGACGACCTGGTTGACGAGTTTGAAAGCGAGCATCCCGATATAGACGTAGAAGCGATCTACGCTGGCAACTACGACGACACTCGAGTACGCGCCATGTCGGCGATGGAAGCCGGTGACACGCCGCAGCTATCGGTCATGTTCTCCATCGACCTCTACGAGCTGCTGGAGCAAGACGCCATTGTGGCCTTCGACGATCTGGTTGAAAGCGACGAAGAACGCGAATGGCTCGACAGCTTCTACCCCGGCTTGATGGAAAACGGCCAGCTGGATGGCAAGACCTATGGCATCCCCTTCCAGCGCTCCACCATCGTACTGTTCTGGAACAAGGACGCCTTTGAAGCCGCCGGGCTCGACCCCGAAACGCCCCCCGAAAACTGGGAGCAGATGGCCGAGATGGCCGCCACCGTGCGTGAAGCCTCCGACGGTGAGCAGTGGGGCGTGATGGTGCCCTCTACCGGCTACCCCTATTGGATGTTCCAGGCTTTCGCCTTCCAGAACGGCCATCGGCTGATGAGCGAAGACGGTACCGAGGTCTATTTCGATGACCCCGCGGCCATTGAAGCACTTGAATACTGGGTATCGCTGGCCACAGAGCACGATGCCATGCCTGACGACACCATCGAATGGGGCACGCTGCGCCAGAACTTTATCGAAGAGTCCACTGCCATGATGTGGCACACCACGGGCAATCTGAGCGCCGTGCGTAGCGAAGCGGACTTTGACTTTGGTGTGGCCATGCTGCCGATGAAAGCCCAGCGCGGCAGCCCCACCGGTGGCGGCAACTTCTACATTTTCAAAGATGCGCCGGAAAAAGAGCAGCGCGCTGCGATGACGTTTATTCGCTGGATGACCGCCCCGGAACGCGCCGCTGCCTGGTCGATCGAGACGGGCTATATGGGCGTCAGCCCCGCCGCTTACGAAACCGAGGCGCTGCGTGACTACATCGCCGATTTCGCGCCCGCAGCGGTCGCCCGGGATCAGTTGGAGCACAGCACGGCGGAACTTTCCACCTACCAGGGTGGCCGCGTGCGCCGCGCCCTGGACAATGCCGTTCAGGCTGCGTTAACCGGCCAGATGACAGCTGAAGAAGCCCTCTCTCAGGCACAACAAGAGGCCGAGGGCGTCCTGCGCCGCTACGCCCGCTAA
- a CDS encoding carbohydrate ABC transporter permease encodes MTLTAHGKMQLYGALLLLPAAVLLAAFAYLPTIMTVINSLFLPGFRGEPAEFVGVENYQVLFDDPTFWQVARNNLLYALGTIPTSIALALGMALFVNGKLPGRGFVRMAYFTPTILPMIAAANIWMFFYAPQIGLFNSLLETLGFSGVNWLGDPSVALGSVIIMSVWKEAGFFMIFYLAALQSIPPELKEASDLEGTGRWSFFWRVTFPLLMPTTLFVLINSLINAVRVVDHLFILTKGGPNNATNLLLYYVYENAFSFFDRTTAATITVVILLVLAVVATLKFTILDRRTHYQ; translated from the coding sequence ATGACCTTAACCGCCCACGGTAAAATGCAGCTGTACGGCGCGCTGCTGTTACTGCCCGCCGCCGTGCTTCTGGCCGCCTTTGCGTACCTGCCCACCATCATGACCGTCATCAACAGCCTTTTTTTACCCGGCTTTCGCGGTGAGCCCGCCGAATTTGTCGGGGTCGAGAACTATCAGGTGCTGTTCGATGACCCAACGTTTTGGCAGGTGGCGCGCAACAACCTGCTCTACGCACTGGGCACCATCCCCACCTCCATCGCCCTGGCGCTGGGTATGGCGCTGTTTGTCAACGGCAAGCTGCCGGGGCGCGGCTTTGTGCGTATGGCCTACTTTACCCCGACCATTCTGCCCATGATCGCCGCCGCCAATATCTGGATGTTCTTCTACGCCCCCCAGATCGGCCTGTTCAATAGTCTGCTGGAAACATTGGGATTTTCCGGCGTTAACTGGCTGGGCGACCCAAGCGTTGCACTCGGCTCGGTGATTATCATGTCGGTGTGGAAGGAAGCCGGGTTTTTCATGATTTTCTACCTGGCCGCGCTACAGAGTATTCCACCGGAACTCAAAGAGGCCTCCGACCTTGAAGGTACCGGCCGCTGGAGCTTCTTCTGGCGCGTCACCTTTCCGCTGTTGATGCCCACCACATTATTCGTGCTGATCAACTCGCTGATCAACGCGGTACGTGTGGTGGATCACCTGTTTATCCTGACCAAGGGTGGGCCCAACAACGCCACCAACCTGCTGCTCTATTATGTTTACGAAAATGCTTTCTCGTTCTTTGACCGCACCACGGCGGCGACCATTACGGTAGTGATTCTGCTGGTCCTCGCCGTGGTGGCAACGCTGAAGTTCACGATCCTTGACCGCAGGACGCACTACCAATGA
- a CDS encoding carbohydrate ABC transporter permease, with translation MNTTTTTAPRSRYVSVPSLETVAAWLLAVIWIFPLLYAFWAAFHPSEFMVNLEIFAPLTLENFTDAWSQAPFARYYLNTFALVTGVVFAQFVVCTLAAFAFARFPVPGKNVLFMLVLIQLFVFPEVLIVENYRIASELGLINTITGIGLPYVASAFGIFLLRQTFKTIPRELEDAARIEGCNWLEILWKVYVPLAKPTYLAYGLVSISHHWNNFLWPLVVTNSVESRPLTVGLGVFSAPETGVNWATVSAATLLSIAPLLIAFLLFQRQFVQSFLRAGIR, from the coding sequence ATGAACACCACAACGACCACTGCGCCCCGCTCCCGTTACGTCTCAGTACCATCGCTTGAAACGGTGGCCGCATGGCTGCTGGCGGTTATCTGGATCTTTCCGCTGCTGTATGCGTTTTGGGCGGCGTTTCACCCCAGCGAGTTCATGGTGAACCTTGAGATATTCGCCCCGCTAACGCTGGAAAACTTCACCGACGCCTGGTCGCAGGCGCCCTTTGCCCGCTACTACCTGAACACCTTTGCGCTGGTGACCGGCGTGGTATTCGCCCAGTTTGTGGTCTGTACCCTGGCGGCGTTCGCCTTCGCCCGTTTTCCGGTGCCCGGCAAAAACGTGCTGTTCATGCTGGTGCTGATTCAGCTGTTTGTGTTCCCCGAGGTGCTGATCGTCGAGAACTACCGCATCGCCAGCGAACTTGGGCTAATCAACACCATCACCGGTATCGGGCTGCCCTACGTGGCCAGCGCCTTTGGTATTTTTCTGCTCCGCCAGACCTTTAAAACCATTCCTCGCGAGCTTGAAGACGCTGCGCGCATCGAAGGCTGCAACTGGCTGGAAATTCTCTGGAAGGTTTACGTCCCCCTGGCCAAACCCACCTACCTGGCTTACGGGCTGGTGTCGATCAGCCACCACTGGAACAACTTCCTCTGGCCACTCGTGGTCACCAACTCGGTGGAAAGCCGCCCGCTAACGGTGGGCTTGGGCGTTTTCTCTGCGCCAGAAACCGGCGTCAACTGGGCCACTGTCAGCGCCGCGACGCTGCTCAGCATCGCCCCGCTGTTGATCGCCTTTTTGCTCTTCCAGCGCCAGTTCGTGCAGTCGTTTTTACGCGCGGGGATTCGCTAG
- the recQ gene encoding DNA helicase RecQ, with protein MHGNPHPAALKVLQEVFGYDSFRGPQQAIIEHVMAGGDALVLMPTGGGKSLCYQIPALLREGTAIVISPLIALMQDQVAALQQNGVRAAYLNSSLDYHKAVEVEKRLRAGELDLLYVAPERLATARMQMLLEQAPIALFAIDEAHCVSQWGHDFRPEYRQLSHLHQRFPQVPRIALTATADVPTRGDIMEHLQLQEAALYNSGFDRPNIRYHIAENQGNAKEQLLRFIRDNHDGEAGIVYCLSRRKVEETAAWLERQGLTALPYHAGLPAEQRQHHQTRFLSEDGVVVVATIAFGMGIDKPDVRFVAHLNLPKSIEAYYQETGRAGRDGLPADAWMAYGLQDVITLRQMQQDSSAADQQKRIEQQKLDAMLGLCEIISCRRQALLHYFGDHLDAPCGNCDNCLTPPETWEATVAAQKALSCVYRTEQRFGVTYLVDVLLGKNNERITRFGHDRLSTFGIGKELAAREWKALFRQLIASGYLSVDMEGHGGIKLTANAKPLLRGEQKLTLRKPSKVKTTRRGSKAASATLGHDALSEALRQHRRELAAAQGVPAYVIFHDATLAELVEQKPQNLAALGAISGIGARKLADYGEGFLAVIQTHQETEQNS; from the coding sequence GTGCACGGCAACCCCCATCCGGCAGCCCTCAAGGTATTGCAGGAGGTTTTTGGCTACGACAGCTTTCGCGGCCCACAGCAGGCCATCATCGAGCATGTGATGGCCGGTGGCGATGCGCTGGTGCTGATGCCCACCGGCGGCGGCAAGTCGCTGTGCTATCAGATCCCTGCGCTGCTGCGCGAAGGCACCGCTATTGTCATCTCGCCGCTGATCGCGCTGATGCAGGACCAGGTCGCAGCACTTCAGCAGAACGGGGTCAGAGCGGCCTACCTCAACTCCAGCCTTGATTATCATAAAGCAGTCGAGGTGGAAAAACGCCTGCGGGCGGGCGAGTTGGATCTTTTGTATGTCGCGCCCGAGCGGCTGGCCACGGCGCGGATGCAGATGCTGCTGGAACAGGCTCCAATTGCGCTGTTCGCCATCGATGAAGCCCACTGTGTTTCCCAGTGGGGCCATGATTTTCGACCCGAGTATCGCCAGCTCTCCCACCTGCACCAGCGCTTTCCCCAGGTGCCGCGCATCGCCCTGACCGCCACCGCCGATGTGCCCACCCGTGGCGATATCATGGAGCACCTTCAACTCCAGGAGGCAGCGCTATATAACAGCGGCTTTGATCGACCCAATATCCGCTACCATATCGCTGAAAATCAGGGCAACGCCAAAGAACAGCTGCTGCGCTTTATCCGCGACAACCACGACGGCGAGGCAGGCATCGTCTACTGTCTCTCCCGGCGCAAGGTGGAGGAGACCGCCGCCTGGCTTGAGCGCCAGGGGCTGACCGCACTGCCTTACCACGCAGGGCTTCCTGCCGAGCAACGCCAGCACCACCAGACCCGTTTTCTGAGTGAAGACGGCGTGGTCGTAGTGGCCACCATTGCCTTCGGCATGGGTATCGACAAGCCCGACGTGCGCTTTGTGGCGCATCTCAACCTGCCCAAGAGCATCGAAGCCTATTACCAGGAAACCGGCCGCGCCGGGCGCGACGGCCTGCCCGCCGATGCCTGGATGGCCTACGGGCTTCAGGATGTGATCACGCTGCGCCAGATGCAGCAGGACTCCAGCGCCGCCGACCAGCAAAAGCGCATTGAGCAGCAGAAACTCGACGCCATGCTGGGGCTGTGCGAAATCATCAGTTGCCGCCGCCAGGCACTGCTCCACTACTTTGGCGATCATCTGGACGCGCCCTGCGGCAATTGCGACAACTGCCTGACCCCACCCGAGACCTGGGAGGCCACCGTGGCGGCGCAAAAGGCGCTTTCCTGTGTCTACCGCACCGAGCAGCGCTTCGGGGTGACCTATCTGGTGGACGTACTACTAGGTAAAAATAACGAGCGGATCACCCGCTTTGGCCATGACCGCCTCAGCACCTTCGGCATTGGTAAAGAGCTCGCGGCCAGAGAGTGGAAAGCGCTCTTTCGCCAGTTGATTGCCAGCGGCTATTTAAGCGTGGATATGGAGGGCCACGGCGGCATCAAGCTCACGGCCAACGCCAAGCCGTTGCTGCGCGGCGAGCAGAAGCTCACCCTGCGCAAACCAAGCAAGGTCAAGACCACTCGGCGGGGCAGCAAGGCTGCCTCGGCCACGCTGGGACACGATGCGCTATCGGAAGCCCTGCGCCAGCACCGGCGCGAGCTGGCCGCAGCGCAGGGCGTACCTGCCTATGTGATCTTCCACGACGCCACCCTGGCTGAACTGGTCGAACAAAAACCCCAGAACCTAGCGGCATTGGGCGCGATCTCCGGCATCGGCGCGCGCAAACTTGCGGATTACGGCGAGGGGTTCTTAGCCGTCATCCAAACGCATCAGGAAACTGAGCAAAACAGCTGA
- a CDS encoding LysR family transcriptional regulator, which yields MDNSIRLMALRLFVRVASSGSFAEAARYFDLPASSVSRHIAGLERTLGQRLLYRHTRAVRLTDAGERYYQDIRHVLESLDLATEQVIGGSKHPQGVLRINAPVAFGRRHIAPLLARFQDENPAVEVELTLSDAFIDPVQEGADVVIRVGTLDDSSLVARQLATQRFVAAYLARHGQPSHPEALSEHNCLIYKGTRGEQPWYFHIQGNTQAQRYPVTGNLYSNNAESLVEAALQGQGIVLFPTWLLFEALHDGALVTILEDYHPMGEATREGIHAIYPENRLRSQKVATFLAYLVAQIDDPPFWDR from the coding sequence TTGGACAACTCGATTCGTTTGATGGCGCTTCGCCTGTTCGTACGTGTCGCTTCAAGCGGTAGCTTCGCTGAGGCAGCGCGCTATTTTGATTTACCGGCATCGTCCGTCTCGCGGCATATTGCGGGGCTGGAACGTACGCTCGGCCAGCGCTTGCTCTACCGCCATACACGAGCGGTAAGGCTGACCGATGCTGGTGAGCGCTACTATCAGGATATTCGCCACGTATTAGAAAGCTTGGATTTAGCCACCGAGCAGGTTATCGGTGGGTCCAAGCATCCGCAGGGGGTGTTGCGCATCAATGCGCCGGTCGCCTTTGGGCGGCGACACATTGCGCCGTTATTGGCTCGCTTTCAGGATGAAAACCCGGCGGTCGAGGTGGAACTCACGCTGAGCGATGCCTTTATCGATCCGGTGCAAGAGGGCGCGGATGTGGTGATTCGGGTTGGTACCCTTGATGACTCGAGCCTGGTAGCCCGTCAATTAGCCACACAGCGCTTTGTGGCGGCGTATCTTGCTCGGCACGGTCAGCCGAGTCATCCAGAGGCATTGAGTGAGCATAATTGCTTGATCTATAAAGGCACTCGTGGCGAACAACCATGGTATTTCCACATTCAGGGAAACACCCAAGCGCAGCGATACCCGGTAACCGGCAACCTGTATAGCAACAACGCAGAAAGCCTGGTAGAAGCTGCCTTGCAGGGGCAAGGTATCGTGCTGTTTCCTACTTGGCTGCTGTTCGAAGCGCTGCACGATGGGGCATTGGTGACGATACTCGAGGATTACCATCCCATGGGTGAAGCGACACGCGAAGGTATCCACGCGATATACCCTGAAAACCGCCTGCGCTCACAAAAGGTGGCTACGTTCCTGGCTTATCTGGTGGCGCAGATTGACGACCCACCGTTCTGGGATCGTTAG
- a CDS encoding DMT family transporter has product MKHALILLGVLIAGMGLSVEAGLLGPLGEQVGHLSATLSIFMVGALLLSLALVFSPNPKLGTLFRQPRWLLTGGILGPVYVIVLTLAAPLVGIGMTMVGILCGQVGASLFIDHFGWLGSERRKVDGFRVGALVMILAAMWLM; this is encoded by the coding sequence ATGAAACACGCACTTATCCTGCTCGGCGTGCTTATCGCCGGCATGGGGTTATCGGTTGAAGCGGGTTTGCTGGGGCCACTTGGTGAGCAGGTAGGTCATTTATCGGCCACTCTATCGATTTTCATGGTGGGGGCACTACTGCTATCCCTGGCATTGGTGTTTTCGCCCAATCCCAAGCTGGGCACCCTTTTTCGCCAGCCTCGATGGCTGCTGACCGGCGGCATTTTAGGCCCTGTTTACGTCATTGTATTGACGCTTGCCGCGCCACTCGTGGGTATCGGCATGACCATGGTGGGCATCTTATGCGGTCAGGTCGGTGCCAGCCTGTTCATCGACCACTTTGGCTGGTTAGGCAGCGAGCGACGTAAAGTCGACGGCTTCCGGGTAGGTGCCCTGGTGATGATTCTTGCCGCTATGTGGCTAATGTAA
- a CDS encoding DMT family transporter, translating to MLLPFILVLLLVGGAVLAAQSSINGRLGAKTGVIESAWLTFVMGAVLTFLLMFFFEPAHEATLFSVPKWQLTGALFGVVYMLAIVFAVPRVGTAAATVAVISGQLLMSLLIDHFGWLNNTVRPLDASRYVAMALLLGAIGLIYLSHQQRQRRMVNQPG from the coding sequence ATGCTACTTCCCTTTATCCTTGTGCTACTGCTGGTCGGCGGCGCAGTACTGGCAGCCCAGTCGTCTATCAACGGCCGTTTGGGGGCCAAAACCGGCGTCATCGAAAGCGCGTGGCTCACCTTCGTGATGGGGGCCGTGCTGACCTTCTTGCTGATGTTCTTTTTTGAGCCGGCGCACGAGGCAACGCTGTTCAGTGTGCCTAAGTGGCAACTGACTGGCGCCCTGTTTGGCGTGGTGTATATGCTGGCGATTGTGTTTGCAGTACCGCGGGTAGGCACCGCCGCGGCAACGGTGGCCGTGATTTCAGGCCAGCTTCTTATGAGTCTGCTGATCGATCACTTTGGCTGGCTCAACAATACCGTACGGCCACTGGATGCCTCGCGCTATGTGGCAATGGCACTACTATTGGGCGCTATCGGGCTGATCTACTTAAGCCACCAACAGCGTCAGCGTCGGATGGTGAATCAACCGGGCTAG